The following are encoded in a window of Poecile atricapillus isolate bPoeAtr1 chromosome 21, bPoeAtr1.hap1, whole genome shotgun sequence genomic DNA:
- the TMEM199 gene encoding transmembrane protein 199 isoform X2, producing MVRPPPPLSRSPRQRRPGPAMASALRAGPRLRRAVRAGELAALPAGLRDELEAALAAEGGLVPFSLLRGLHAALREAGSPLHLHELLEGCEIHLPEVPVPPRNPELVARLERIKAKLAHEEYQRMTRNITGQEVNGPLAEFGRQVRSVKAVVITIFNFIVTVVAAFACTYLGSQYVFAETAARVLSAVIVASVVGLAELYVMVRTLEGDLGKL from the exons ATGGTTCGCCCTCCGCCGCCCCTCTCCCGGTCACCCCGGCAACGCCGCCCGGGCCCAGCAATGGCGTCGGcgctgcgggccgggccgcggcTGCGGCGGGCGGTGCGGGCCGGCGAGTTAGCAGCGCTGCccgccgggctgagggatgAGCTGGAGGCGGCGCTGGCGGCGGAAGGAGGGCTGGTGCCTTTCAGTTTGCTGCGAGGGCTGCACGCCGCGCTGCGGGAGGCAG GGTCTCCGCTGCATCTGCACGAGCTGCTGGAAGGATGCGAGATCCACCTGCCCGAGGTGCCGGTGCCGCCGAGG AACCCCGAGCTGGTGGCCCGGCTGGAGCGGATCAAGGCCAAGCTGGCACACGAGGAGTACCAGCGGATGACCCGCAACATCACCGGCCAG GAGGTGAACGGGCCATTGGCTGAATTTGGGAGGCAAG TTCGTTCCGTGAAAGCCGTTGTCATCACCATCTTCAACTTCATTGTCACCGTGGTGGCCGCCTTTGCCTGCACCTACCTGGGCAGTCAGTACGTCTTCGCAGAGACAGCGGCG cgtgtcctGTCAGCCGTCATTGTGGCCTCAGTGGTGGGCTTGGCCGAGCTGTACGTGATGGTGCGGACCCTCGAAGGGGATCTTGGCAAACTATGA
- the TMEM199 gene encoding transmembrane protein 199 isoform X1, whose protein sequence is MVRPPPPLSRSPRQRRPGPAMASALRAGPRLRRAVRAGELAALPAGLRDELEAALAAEGGLVPFSLLRGLHAALREAGSPLHLHELLEGCEIHLPEVPVPPRNPELVARLERIKAKLAHEEYQRMTRNITGQEVNGPLAEFGRQVRSVKAVVITIFNFIVTVVAAFACTYLGSQYVFAETAAVSKPCPWQTLCAGHTRHPGSPLSLFCVPSVSCQPSLWPQWWAWPSCT, encoded by the exons ATGGTTCGCCCTCCGCCGCCCCTCTCCCGGTCACCCCGGCAACGCCGCCCGGGCCCAGCAATGGCGTCGGcgctgcgggccgggccgcggcTGCGGCGGGCGGTGCGGGCCGGCGAGTTAGCAGCGCTGCccgccgggctgagggatgAGCTGGAGGCGGCGCTGGCGGCGGAAGGAGGGCTGGTGCCTTTCAGTTTGCTGCGAGGGCTGCACGCCGCGCTGCGGGAGGCAG GGTCTCCGCTGCATCTGCACGAGCTGCTGGAAGGATGCGAGATCCACCTGCCCGAGGTGCCGGTGCCGCCGAGG AACCCCGAGCTGGTGGCCCGGCTGGAGCGGATCAAGGCCAAGCTGGCACACGAGGAGTACCAGCGGATGACCCGCAACATCACCGGCCAG GAGGTGAACGGGCCATTGGCTGAATTTGGGAGGCAAG TTCGTTCCGTGAAAGCCGTTGTCATCACCATCTTCAACTTCATTGTCACCGTGGTGGCCGCCTTTGCCTGCACCTACCTGGGCAGTCAGTACGTCTTCGCAGAGACAGCGGCGGTGAGCAAGCCCTGCCCCTGGCAGACCCTCTGTGCTGGCCACACCAGACACCCAGGAtcacctctctctctcttttgtgtccccagcgtgtcctGTCAGCCGTCATTGTGGCCTCAGTGGTGGGCTTGGCCGAGCTGTACGTGA
- the POLDIP2 gene encoding polymerase delta-interacting protein 2: MSGGAARRYVAAALGRARARGPPPLWEPPPARHLRALGPAGGAALPLLLPPRRHLSSRNRPEGKVLETVGVFEAPKQHGKYETGQLFLHSVFGYRGIVLFPWQARLYDRDVASPVTEKSENVAGHGSKEVKGKTHTYYQVLIDARDCPHISQRSQTEAVTFLANHDDSRALYAIPGLDYVSHEDILPYSSTDQVPIQHELFERFLMYDQTKVPPFVARDTLCAWQEKNHPWLELSDVHRETTENIRVTVIPFYMGMREAQNSHVYWWRYCIRLENLDSEVVQLRERHWRIFSLSGTLETVRGRGVVGREPVLSKEQPAFQYSSHVSLQASSGHMWGTFRFERPDGSHFDVRIPPFSLESNKDEKTPPSGLHW; this comes from the exons ATGTcgggcggcgcggcgcggcggTACGTGGCGGCGgcgctgggccgggcccgggcccgcgGGCCGCCCCCGCTCTGGgagccgccccccgcccgccacCTGCGGGCTCTGGGCCCCGCGGGGGGAGcggcgctgccgctgctgctgccgccgcggCGGCACCTCTCGTCGCG gaaccgTCCCGAGGGCAAAGTGCTGGAGACCGTGGGGGTGTTTGAGGCCCCGAAGCAGCACGGCAAATATGAGACAGGCCAG CTCTTCCTTCACAGTGTGTTTGGTTATCGAGGAATAGTCCTGTTTCCTTGGCAAGCCAGGCTTTATGATCGGGATGTGGCTTCTCCTGTCACAGAAAA GAGCGAGAATGTGGCAGGCCATGGTTCCAAAGAGGTCAAGGGCAAAACACACACTTACTACCAGGTGTTAATAGATGCCCGGGATTGTCCACATATA TCCCAGAGATCACAGACAGAGGCAGTGACGTTCCTGGCAAATCATGATGACAGCAGAGCCCTCTATGCCATCCCAG GTTTAGACTATGTAAGCCATGAAGACATCCTTCCCTACAGCTCCACTGATCAAGTGCCCATCCAGCATGAGCTCTTTGAGAGGTTCCTCATGTATGACCAAACAAAAG TCCCACCTTTTGTAGCAAGGGACACTCTGTGTGCCTGGCAGGAGAAGAACCACCCCTGGCTGGAGCTCTCAGATGTGCACCGAGAAACCACGGAGAACATCCGTGTCACTGTTATCCCCTTCTACATGGGCATGAGG GAAGCCCAGAATTCCCATGTCTACTGG TGGCGCTACTGTATTCGCTTGGAGAACCTGGACAGTGAAGTGGTGCAGCTCCGAGAACGGCACTGGAGGATATTCAGCTTGTCTGGCACCTTGGAAACGGTCCGAGGCCGTGGGGTTGTAGGAAGG GAGCCAGTTTTGTCCAAAGAACAGCCAGCATTTCAGTACAGCAGCCATGTCTCCCTGCAGGCATCCAGTGGTCACATGTG GGGCACTTTTCGATTTGAGAGGCCTGATGGCTCCCACTTTGATGTCCGAATCCCAcccttttccctggaaagcAACAAAGATGAGAAGACCCCTCCCTCTGGCCTTCACTGGTAG
- the TSR1 gene encoding pre-rRNA-processing protein TSR1 homolog translates to MVMAAAGAHRPGPLKQQNKAHKGGKHSGSSQRRAGGRVPVKAQPRRRLRELNRVDRRHQALQLRRQRKEAVLAEKRSLGSRDGPPHLVAVVLLHSRAAAHDSLRLLQSHDSGVVRAEEGTAQGFALLCPRLKQRWRFVTAQAGDLHTVLDLAKVADSLLLLLDPVDGWDSAGEHCLSCLFAQGLPSYALAVPGGTDLPPKKRIDARKKLSKSIEKRFPEAKLFPLNTEQESSLLLRHLSSQKQRHLAFRDRRAHLLAHAAEFVPSQDSHLVGTLKVSGFVRGQTLNVNSLVHIVGHGDFQLSQVDAPPDPLSLNPRVVKGHKRSQDMEVQDGSGNGAEEMEEDVKVLMKADPSKQESLQSEVVPDPMEGEQTWPTEEELQEAEDSLKADRRVVKVPKGTSKYQAAWIVDDGEEGSEKDDNDDDDDDMDDDLMEEAVSQEGESSEEEAGEEESETMTVSECLRDEQYDEKMEEDEQMLERYKQERMDEMFPDEVDTPRDVPARVRFQKYRGLKSFRTSPWDPKENLPRDYARIFQFQDFSRTRKNLFRQIEKEETEGASVGWYITLHVCNVPVSVMESFKEGKPLVLFSLLPHEQKMSVLNFLVRRHPGNSEPVRAKEELIFHCGFRRFRASPLFSQHTSADKHKLERFLRPDAALVVTVYAPITFPPASVLLFKQRSNGMHDLIATGSLLSVDPDRIVIKRLVLSGHPFKIFTKTAVVRYMFFNREDVMWFKPVELRTKWGRRGHIKEPLGTHGHMKCHFDGQLKSQDTVLLNLYKRVFPKWTYDPHVAEPVPWVRSESALPEREVEME, encoded by the exons ATGGTgatggcggcggcgggcgcgcaCCGGCCCGGGCCGCTCAAACAGCAGAACAAGGCGCATAAGGGCGGCAAGCACAGCGGGTCCTCGCAGCGCCGCGCTGGAG GCCGCGTCCCCGTCAAGGCCCAGCCCCGCCGGCGGCTTCGCGAGCTGAACAGGGTGGACCGGCGGCACCAGGCACTGCAGCTCCGCCGGCAGCGCAAAGAGGCG GTGCTGGCGGAGAAGCGCAGCCTCGGCAGCAGGGACGGGCCCCCGCACCTCGTGGCCGTGGTGCTGCTGCACAGCCGGGCTGCAGCCCACGACTCCCTGCGCCTGCTGCAGAGCCACGACTCGGGCGTTGTCCGTGCAGAGGagggcacagctcagggctTTGCCCTCCTCTGTCCCCGGCTCAAGCAGCGCTGGCGCTTTGTCACagcccaggcag GAGATCTTCACACTGTCTTAGACCTTGCCAAGGTTGCTgactccctgctgctcctcctggacCCTGTGGATGGCTGGGACAGTGCTGGGGAACACTGCCTCTCCTGCCTCTTTGCACAGGGGCTCCCCAGTTATG ctctggctgtccCGGGAGGTACTGACCTGCCCCCTAAGAAGAGGATAGATGCCAGGAAGAAACTCTCCAAATCCATTGAGAAGCGTTTTCCCGAGGCCAAGCTCTTCCCACTGAACACGGAGCAGGAATCCTCGCTGCTCCTGAGGCACCTCAGCTCCCAGAAGCAGAGGCACCTGGCTTTCCGGGATCGCCGTGCTCACCTGCTCGCCCACGCTGCTGAGTTTGTGCCCAGCCAGGACAGCCACCTGGTTGGGACCCTGAAGGTGTCCGGCTTTGTGCGGGGACAGACCCTCAACGTGAACAGCCTGGTGCACATCGTGGGGCACGGGGACTTCCAGCTCAGCCAGGTGGATGCTCCCCCTGACCCGCTCTCTCTGAACCCACGAGTGGTTAAAGGACACAAGAGGAGTCAGGACATGGAGGTTCAG GATGGCTCTGGAAATGGTGCTGAGGAGATGGAGGAAGATGTCAAGGTCCTGATGAAGGCAGATCCCAGCAAGCAGGAGTCTCTGCAGTCAGAAGTGGTTCCTGATCCCATGGAAGGGGAGCAGACGTGGCCCACTGaagaagagctgcaggaagcagagg ATTCTCTGAAGGCAGACAGGAGGGTGGTGAAGGTCCCCAAAGGCACATCCAAGTACCAGGCTGCCTGGATTGTGGATGATGGAGAAGAAGGCAGTGAGAAAGATGACaacgatgatgatgatgatgacatggATGATGATCTGATGGAAGAGGCAGTTTCTCAG GAGGGGGAGAGCAGTGAGGAGgaagctggggaggaggagagcgAGACCATGACGGTGTCCGAGTGCCTGCGGGATGAGCAGTATGACGAGAAGATGGAGGAGGATGAACAGATGCTGGAGAGATACAAACAGGAGAGAATGGATGAGATGTTCCCAGATGAGGTGGACACACCACGGGATGTGCCTGCCAGAGTCAG GTTCCAGAAATACAGGGGGCTGAAAAGCTTCCGGACTtctccctgggaccccaaagAGAATCTTCCAAGGGATTATGCCAGGATCTTCCAGTTCCAGGACTTCTCCCGAACCAGGAAGAACCTCTTCAGGCAAATAGAGAAGGAGGAGACTGAAGGAGCTTCG GTGGGCTGGTACATTACACTTCATGTCTGCAATGTCCCTGTCTCGGTGATGGAGAGCTTCAAGGAAGGGAAACCCCTGGTCCTGTTCTCGCTGCTTCCCCACGAACAAAAG ATGTCCGTGTTGAACTTCCTGGTGCGTCGGCATCCAGGCAACAGCGAGCCAGTGAGGGCCAAGGAGGAGCTGATCTTCCACTGCGGGTTCAGACGCTTCCGAGCATCCCCCCTGTTCTCCCAGCACACCTCAG CTGATAAGCACAAGCTGGAGCGTTTCCTGCGCCCAGATGCTGCCCTGGTGGTGACCGTTTATGCTCCCATcaccttccctcctgcctcagTGCTGCTTTTCAAGCAGAGAAGCAATG GAATGCATGACCTCATTGCCACGGGCTCCCTGCTCTCCGTGGACCCCGACAGGATCGTCATCAAGCGCCTGGTGCTCAGCGGCCACCCCTTCAAGATCTTCACCAAGACAGCTGTCGTGCGATACATGTTCTTCAACAGAG AGGATGTGATGTGGTTCAAGCCCGTGGAGCTGAGGACAAAGTGGGGACGCAGAGGGCACATCAAGGAGCCATTGG GGACCCATGGGCACATGAAGTGCCACTTCGATGGGCAGCTCAAGTCCCAGGACACGGTGCTGCTGAACCTCTACAAGCGCGTTTTTCCCAAATGGACTTATGACCCTCATGTGGCGGAGCCTGTGCCGTGGGTGAGGAGTGAGAGCGCGCTGCCAGAGCGGGAGGTGGAAATGGAATGA
- the SRR gene encoding serine racemase, whose translation MAAHGTAHMAAPPLGLGEVRDAERRLRGRIHRTPLLTCAGLDRMAGRRLLFKCELLQRTGSFKIRGALNAVRSLVEHSERTGRALPRAVVTHSSGNHGQALACAAQAEGIPAYIVVPRTAPQCKQDAIRAYGAILVPCDPSDKSRAETASSVVQETGGVLVHPNQEPAVIAGQGTIALEVLEQAPYVNAVVVPVGGGGMVAGIAVAIKALRPDVKVFAAEPSNVDDCYQSKVRGELTPNLHPRDTIADAVKTSIGPNTWPIIRDLVDDVLTVSEEEIKRATWLVWERMKLLIEPTAGVGLAAVLSEQFQAVPQDVQNICIVLCGGNVDLRSLTWLTDLSGKAE comes from the exons ATGGCCGCGCACGGGACCGCGCACATGGCCGCGCCGCCGCTGGGGCTGGGTGAGGTGCGGGATGCGGAGCGGCGGCTGCGGGGCCGCATCCATCGCACCCCGCTGCTCACCTGTGCCGGGCTGGACCGCATGGCCGGCCGGAGGCTGCTCTTCAAATGCGAGCTCTTGCAGAGGACCGGGTCCTTCAAG ATCCGCGGAGCCCTGAACGCCGTGCGGAGCCTGGTTGAGCACAGCGAGCGCACGGGCCGGGCGCTGCCCCGCGCTGTGGTGACACACAGCAGCGGCAACCACGGACAGGCGCTCGCCTGTGCTGCTCAGGCAGAAG GGATTCCTGCCTACATCGTGGTGCCCCGGACAGCCCCGCAGTGTAAGCAAGATGCCATCCGTGCCTATGGTGCCATTCTGGTGCCGTGTGACCCCAGTGACAAG TCCAGAGCTGAGACAGCATCCAGTGTAGTCCAGGAGACAGGAGGAGTCCTGGTGCACCCCAACCAGGAGCCGGCTGTGATCGCAGGGCAAGGCACCATTgccctggaggtgctggagcag GCACCCTATGTAAATGCAGTGGTGGTTCCTGTCGGAGGCGGAGGAATGGTTGCAGGAATAGCAGTCGCCATCAAG gctTTGAGGCCAGATGTGAAAGTGTTTGCTGCTGAGCCAAGCAATGTGGATGACTGTTACCAGTCCAAGGTCCGAGGGGAGCTGACCCCCAACCTCCACCCACGGGATACCATTGCAGACGCAGTAAAAACCAGCATCGGGCCCAACACATGGCCCATCATCAGGGATTTGGTTGACGATGTCCTGACAGTCTCAGAGGAAGAAATCAAG CGAGCCACGTGGCTGGTGTGGGAAAGGATGAAGCTGCTGATTGAGCCAACAGCAGGCGTGGGACTGGCGGCTGTGCTCTCGGAGCAGTTCCAGGCCGTCCCCCAGGACGTGCAGAACATTTGCATCGTGCTGTGTGGGGGAAATGTGGACCTGAGATCCCTGACCTGGCTCACAGACCTCTCTGGGAAAGCAGAATGA